DNA from Mucilaginibacter mallensis:
ATCCTTTATAGTTACATCCGAGTGTATGTTATTGCCCAGATCGCGGCTTAATTCGCCTTGCAATTTAGCTTTGTTTTGGGTAATAAATGAAGAGAAGTTATAAACAGCCTTCTCGCGTATCATCTCAGTTATCCTGGCGTTGAACATCCATTTCGCCGCCTTCAGTATCCACGCCCTGGTTTGCAGATCGAAGGTAAGATCAGGGAACGACAGCTCGTGCGTGGCTGCATTATAGGTTGGTGTGCCCACCAGGTAAACGGTACCGGTGTTTGATCCGGTAAAATCAACCTGCATCACTATTTTTTTGCCTATACCATAAACTTTGGTAGCAGCAACAACAAAATGCTTACCCTCTGCATCCATTTGCTGCCCAACTACCTGCTGGTTTACTATGGTGGTGAGGTGGTCGTAATTTTCTAGCAGATCGAGATAAATATTAAAGCCGTTAGCCGGGGTATAGGCCGATAAATTTGGCAGCGGCTTTGGCGGCGACGGGTTGCTCATCACAGTTACCACCGGTTTTGCCGATAGGCCCACCGAAAAATTAAGCTGCGAACCGTTTAAACTAAAATTGCTCAGGCGCACGCTTTGCGGGTTAATGTTCAGGTAGCCGATATCGCTCAGTTTAATTTCGGTGGCTATGTTTTTCCATAGCTGATCAACCATCGGCCTTACGTTATAGGTAGCAATGCGGGCATCCACCTGCTTGCCCAGGTCGTTAAGCGGGCCGCTGATGTACTGGATCAGGCGGTCGGTAATGTCAATATTGCCCATGAGCACGTTACACCTGTCGATAGGATTTGGGGCCGGGTATAAAATAGTTTTGGACCGTAAGTGGTAATCGGGCGTTACGTTAATGGTGGATTGGTAGAAGATCTCCATCCTGCGCGGCGGCTCAGCCCCCATACCGCATTGCGCCGAAACTACCGGCACAATACACTGCTGCGCACCTAAAAATGTGGTACACTTGGCACAATACGATACCGTGAAACCATAGCTGCCGGTAAATTTCAGGTTCACCACATTGTTGCTGCCCGTAATAGCAAATGGAGTACGGGTAAACACATAGTTATAGCGCAATCCCTCGCAGGGCTGCTGGTTATCCGAATATTTATTGGGCACCGAATTTTCGGCCTGTACAAAATAGCTTTTCAGTTCAGCGGTAACGGGCACTTCCACGTTTGATACAGGCTGAACTATCTTAGGAATATCAACCCCGGCATCAGTTGGCGCGGGTGGTTTTACTACGGCGCAGGAATAAAAAACCAGGGAAATTGTACAAACGGCGAGGAGTTGGGGTATTTTAAACTTCATATAGGGCGGGCATTTTTTGCCCGTGTATTAGCAATTAATTATGCGGGGTTAATTGGCAGCTAAAATAAGGATTTGAACCGGGATTGGAGGGATTTTGAGGATTTATAGGATGTGATTTTTAAATAAATCCCGTCATGCTGAACTTGTTTCAGCATCCCACCTGCTGGGTAGCCAGGTATCTTGATTACAAAATTATGTTGGGCGTTTCCCTGCGGGCCGCGCTGTACGCTCATACGGCTGCAGGCCTTAGGCGCGGGGCCGGTATCCGCTGCCATCGCTAACATATTTAGTCTGAACCTTGATTAAACGGATTTAAGGATTGGCTTGATTGGAACTTCATTTGCACACGCGGCACTCGTGCGCCATCCTTTAGGTAAAAGTGCGCAAAAAATATTTTATTAAAATCTCAATAATTTTTAGTATTTTCATAAAACCTTTAAACCAAAAATGAGATCATTTTTCACAATAATGTTGTCTGCCTTTCTTTTTCATGCAAGTGCACAAAATACCTATAACAATAAAATAGGCGAGGTAAAAGAACTAAAAATCTATGGAAGTGATGCAAAAATAGTAATTGGAAAAATTATTGTAAACGAAACTTTAGAAACTAAATTGTATCTCATTAATTCGACTCAATTAAAAGACGATTCTAATTATTATGTTACTAAATTCAACTTCGGAAACAATCAATCAGTTGCTCTATTTGGAGCAAAAATTACTATGAAGTTCAATAAGCCTGTTTTGTTTGTAAATTTTGGAGGATTTTCTACGGCAACGGCAATGGGCTTTGGCATTTCAGCAGATAAAACATCTTATGTATTTAAAGCTCAACAAATAAATAGAGACCCAGACAATCACGTTATAATAACATTTATTATAAAAAGCAAAGAGAGAATTACGACTGAGGTTTCGGGAGTAGATGGCATTTTATCTATTGCTCAATAAGAGTACCAACATCTCTCATTTTATTATTAAAGATTTTTTTAACCGGCATATTTTTTGAATTTCTTATTATTCCGAAATCTTTCAATAAGCTATCTTGAAATTTCCTTGTGCTATCTTTAGAATTATTAAAGGAGACTGTTAGGTGTATTATACCTTTTTCTAAGCTATCAATCTTTAATTTATTTGTCTTTTTGTAACTAATTTCAGATTGTTGACTATCGTTATCTTTAACAATTTTAAAAACACCCAAGCCAAACAAACAAAAAACAATAATAAATATTAAACACCTATACCAGTTTGGTTTTTTAATTTGCTGAGATTTTTTCAGATAAAATTCTATTGTAATTGGTAGTGTTGTCAAAACTATTCCTAAAGCATAGAATATTATATTGATTACAAGATCACACATAATAATTTCTTTTTCGTGTCCGATTTAGGTTTATTCGCTTATTCAAATCTAAACTAATCTGTTGAATTTATAAATTCTATGTCGAAAATTCATTTCATCATAATATCTGTCCCTAGCTCCCGCAAGCGTCCCGCTTGTGGTTAATCAATTTAAAACAATTTCCCCATAAATATTATTAGGGTATTAAACTAATTATCAACCCTATATGAAAATAATATTTACAATAATGCTGCTTTTCAGCGGCGTGTGTTTGTTTGCGCAGGGCACTAATGTAGGGCCTAATATTACTAAGGCATTTATATCGCATGGGGCGGATAAACCCAAGGCCGGTAAGGATACGGTTATTGAGTCGGATACCTCAAAGGAGAACAAGGAGCCTCGGTATTTCTATCTATCGGCTAACACGGATGTATTTGTGAATGCCAGAGGTGGCGTGGCAAAAAGATTCTCACCGGCGGTGGAGTTCGGGCGTACCTATGGTATTTTTGATATCGGACTGGCTACTGGCCGCACCAATTCGCTCAGTTCGGGTAGCGACACTACACGGTATATCGAGTTCAGGCCTACTATAAACATCTTCTCCAAAGGTCGTTTTGCTGAAGCGCTTTGCCTGGGTGGCGGCTACCTGTTTAAAGCCAAACAAGGTTTAATGACGGAGATCTGTAACAGCATCAACTTTAATATATCCGAAACGGTGGCCGTCGCGGTTACACAGGGCTATTACTTTTTCGATGGTACAAACAGCAGTCGCAGTACACAGTATATGGGTTTCGCGTTCACTTATAACTTCCTGCATCCGCATAGCGTTAATAAGCAGCGCAAAAAGGCGGCTATAGTTAGCGATAATTGAGCCCCCAGCCCCTAAAGGGGGGCATTTAGCACGATAGAGATCCCCGCTGTTCGACCCTCTGACTTCGAACCACTATACCAGTAGTTTCAAAACATTCCACTGGAGCTGTTGCTATATGCGCAAACAGTATGTGTGATAGTCTTGAGCAATTAAACATGATACTCCAGCCAAAAGTATCATTGGAGGGGATACATTTTTATTAACTATTAAGGTGTGCCACTTTGTGCCAAGTGTGCCGGGTGTTTCATGCGTTCGGTGGCACAGTGGGCAGTTATTGCGGAAGATGGCTTACCACCCGTCATCCTGAACTTGTTTCAGGATCTCACAGCACAAGTCGACTGTATGGCGGTTGCTTAGCGCGTGGGGTGCTGAAACAAGTTCAGCATGACTGTGTGGAATGTATAACGCAACACACCCCTAACCCCGAACTGAAACTTTCTTAAATAGTTATAGCCGCCTTCACCAAATACGGCAGTATTTCTTTTTGGAATGATACGAAGTTCTTGCGTACATCGGAGTCGCTTACGGAGGTAAAGGCAAAGCTGAATACGATACTTTTGCTACATTTCACCAAAAAACGCAGCTTTTGCAGGTAGGCATCGTGCTTGCGGATACCGTTCAGCTGTGAGAATGCGTATACCAGCAATTCCTCCAGCTCATTGGATAAATTCTTGAGGAAAGCCTGCGAGTTAGCCGATTCACGGATGAAATCCCAGCCGATAAATTCGTTACAAATGGTGTACGATAGGCGACAGGTTTTCATGATGAGGTTGTTCAGCTGCTCCTCCTCACCCATATCGGGCGTATTGGTGTGGATCAGTTCATCAACACTCACTTTAATATAGTCCATCAGCAAGGCATGTAAAACCGCTTCCTTACTATCAAAATATTTGTAGATGGTTGCTTTGGCTATTTTAGCCTTTTTGGCAATCTCGTTAACGCTGGTTTTATGATAACCGAATTTGCGGAATAGTTCCTGTGCCGCCCGCTTTATACTATCTTTAATTTTGTCGGCTTCCATTTAATAATTTTGAATAATGATGTTATATCCGGAGTCAACAAATACACTATATGCCTTTAACGATTGTGTAGCCGGCGCTTTTACAGGGGTGCCGTCATATAAAGAGAACTTTGATCCGCTGCAGGGGTCGGTCGCGGTCAAATCTCCACTATCAATAGTTATCGCGCATCTTTTTTCAGGCTGATAACTACTGCAACGGTCATAGGCCACATAAGCGCCATCGGCCCTGTGGTATACTACTATGCCTGCTACCCCACCACTAATATTTATGGCAACACCTACACCTCTTAACGCGCTAAACTGCGGACTCAACAACGAACCCTGGATATAGACTGCAACATCAGGTATAGGATCACTGTTTTTACCACATGACAGGCAAACAATGGCCATTAATAGTATAAGGTAGCTCTTTTTCATATGATCTCGGTTTGAAACTGCTTTAAGAAACGAACATCGTTCTCAGAAAACAAACGCAAATCACGTATAACATATTTTAAGTTAGCAATTCTTTCAATTCCCATACCAAAGGCAAAGCCGGTATATTTCTTACTGTCGATGCCGCAATTCTCCAATACATTAGGGTCAACCATGCCGCAGCCTAATATCTCAACCCAGCCAGTGTATTTGCACATGTTGCAGCCAGCCCCCTTGCAAATAGTACAAGAGACATCCATCTCTGCCGATGGCTCGGTGAACGGGAAGTATGACGGCCTGAAACGCACTTTAGTGCCCTCGCCGTACAACTCCTGCACAAAGTGGTAAAGTGTTTGTTTCAAATCGGCAAATGATACGTTCTCATCTACATACAAACCCTCAACCTGGTGAAAGAAGCAATGCGCGCGTGCCGATATAGCCTCGTTACGGTAAACCCTGCCCGGCATTATCGCACGGAACGGTGGTTTCCCACTCTCCATCATCCTTACCTGTACCGATGAGGTATGTGTACGCAGGGCAATATCGTCCTTGCCGCTATTTTTCTTAATGAAGAAGGTATCCTGCATATCACGTGCCGGGTGTTCTTCTGGGAAGTTCAACGCCGAGAAGTTATGCCAGTCGTCCTCAATCTCAGGGCCTTCAGCAACCACGAAACCTAAGCGTTTATAAATATCGATGATCTCATTGCGTACCAGCGAAAGCGGGTGGCGTGAGCCTATATTGAAGCCATCACCGGGTAGTGTTAAGTCTTTATCTAAGTCCTGAGTCTGAGGCCCTGAGTCTAAAGCCTCTTTCAGCTCAGTATATTTAGCTTCGGCCAGTTGTTTAAACTGGTTAAGCACTTTACCGAATGTGCGCTTCTCTTCCGGACCAACAGTCTTAAACTCCTCGAACAGATCCTTTATGATACCCTTGGTACCTAAAAATTTTACACGAAAAGTTTCCAGTTCATCAGCATTTGCCGGTGAAAAGGCGTTGATCTCAGCAGTATATTGGTCTATTTTTTCTTGCATTATGTAGCAAATTAACAATTTATTTCAAAACTCCCAGCTCCTTACCCACCTTGCTGAACGCAGCGATAGCTTTATCCAGGTGAGCAGTTTCGTGCGCGGCAGATATTTGCACCCTTATACGGGCCTTACCCTGTGGTACAACCGGGTAATAAAAACCGATAACGTAGATACCTTCATCCAGCATTTTAGCGGCAAACTCCTGGGCCAGCTTGGCATCATACAGCATAACCGGCACTATAGGGTGTACACCCGGTTTTATGTCGAATCCTGCTTCCGTCATTTTTTGGCGGAAATATTGGGTGTTTTTCTCCAGCTTATCGCGCAGGTCGGTAGTTTCACTCAGCATGTTCAGCACCGCTATTGATGCACCTGTAATTGCCGGGGCAAGCGTGTTTGAGAACAGGTACGGACGTGAGCGCTGGCGCAGCATATCAATGATCTCCTTACGGCCCGATGTAAAACCACCAGATGCGCCACCCAAAGCCTTGCCTAATGTACCGGTAATGATATCTATCATACCCATTACATTGTGATACTCATGTGTACCACGGCCTGTTTTACCCATAAAGCCAGAGCAATGGCTCTCATCAATCATCACCAAAGCCTTATATTTTTCGGCCAGTTCGCAAATTTTATCAAGCTGGGCGATGGTTCCATCCATTGAGAATGCGCCATCAGTAACAATAATACGGTGACGGCAGCCTGCAGTTAATTTTAGCTTTTCTTCCAGGTCGGCCATATCATCGTGCTTGTAGCGCTGGCGCTGTGCCTTGCATAAACGCACGCCGTCAATAATAGAGGCGTGGTTTAATTCATCAGAAATGATAGCATCCTGATCATTAAACAATGGCTCAAATACACCACCATTGGCATCAAATGCGGCGGCATAAAGTATGGTATCCTCCGTGCCTAAAAACTCGGCTATTTTAGCTTCAAGTTCTTTATGGATATCCTGCGTACCGCAGATGAACCTTACGGATGACAATCCATAACCATGCGTATCCATAACTGCTTTTGCAGCTTCAATAACTTTTTTATTGCCTGAAAGGCCCAAATAGTTGTTGGCACAAAAGTTTATTACTTCCTTACCACCTTGTACGGTGATGTCAGCACCCTGTGCCGAAGTTATAATTCTTTCCTTTTTGTATAAGCCAGCTGCTTCAATATCTGCAAGCTCCTGCTGCAATACCGGTTTTAGTGTATCGTACATGGTCAGTTAATTTGAGCTGGCAAAATTAAGCATTAACAGGCAAACGGTTAACTTAAATTTCATCATTAAAATATATTGATGCCCGTATGAAACATTTTAGCTGTAAAAAGTATTTATAAGTATCCTATGTTGAGACACTTACTGCTTATTTTCACGCTATTTATTGCTATTTCAGCTTCAGCCCAGCAATATGCTTTATCGGGGCGTATTACCGATCAGCAAAACCATGCCGTTGAGTTTGCATCTATTTATATCAAAAACTCTACTTACGGCACCACTGCAAATGAAAGTGGCCGTTACCAGTTTAAACTAAATCCGGGTACTTATAGCGTTATCTATCGTTTTGTAGGCTATAAGGAACGTATAGAAAGTGTAACCATTACCGACCATGATGAAGTGCGCAATATTACTATGGAAAATGAAGTGTTTAAGCTTGGTACAGTACAAATACAAGGCAAACATGTAAAAGATACTGCCGCCGATGATATTATGCGGCAGGTTATAGCCAAACGCGAATTTTATTTGAACGAGGTTAATGAATACTCCTGCGCGGTATATATTAAAGGGGTACAAAGATTATTAAGGGCTCCTAAAAAATTAATGGGTAAAACTGTACAAGAAAAACTTGACCTTGATTCTTTGGGCCGCGGTATATTATTCCAGGCTGAATCATTTTCAACTTTAAGCATTCAGCAGCCTAACAAAATAAGGGAAGAAACCATAGCATCTAAAACCGTAGGGCTAAACCCAACATTCAACTATACCAAAGCATCAGATCTGAATGTAAACTTTTACAAGAATATATTTTCCATACCTGGATTAAGTAATCACGGCTTTCTTTCGCCTGTGGCAAGTAATGCTTTTAATCTTTACAGATATAAACTGATAGGCCGCACAACTGAAAATGGCCATATTATAGATCAGATCCGGGTTATTCCCCGTCACGACCATACCCCCACTTTTAAAGGCAGCATTTATATACTGGAAGGCGATTGGCGCCTATATAGCATCGACCTTTACCTGACCAAAAAAGACAATGGCCTCAATTTTATTGATACCATGAAGGTTAGCCAGCAATACATCCCGATAAAGGATAATATCTGGCAGCTGGTTTCATCGCAATATAGTTTTTCTGGTACAGTACTGGGTTTTGTTTTCGGTGGTTATTATAACAGCATCTACAACAACTATAACCTCGACCCTAAATTCCCCGATGGATACTTTACCGGCGAAATATTAAAGTTTGATACGGCGGCAACAACCAAGAGTGCAGATTATTGGAATGCTAACCGCCCGGTACCGCTTACCTTACAGGAGGCAAAAGATTTAAATGAAAAGGACAGCCTGGCCAGCGTAAAGCGAACAAAGGGTTATCTTGATTCATTCCAACATTCCAACAACAGGTTCCTGCCCATTCCGTATACAATATTCGGACATACTTCCAGCTATAAAAATGGGACCGATTCGGTATATCTCTATCCTTTCATCAATACGCTTTATTATAATACGGTTGAAGGTTATGGGCTAAACCTGCAGGCCCGGTATACGCATAAGATCAATGATCTGCAATCCTATGATTTTACACCAGAGCTGCGCTATGGCGTTGCCAATAAAATGTTTACGGCCAACGTAAATGGCGAATACAATTACGATCCTTTTCATAATGCCAAATTCTTCGGAGGCTTCGGCAGCGCTATCCTCGATTTAAATAATGTAGGTACGCGTTCGTTATACTTTAACACGTTGAGTACCCTACTCAGCGAGCGTAA
Protein-coding regions in this window:
- a CDS encoding DUF4403 family protein, whose translation is MKFKIPQLLAVCTISLVFYSCAVVKPPAPTDAGVDIPKIVQPVSNVEVPVTAELKSYFVQAENSVPNKYSDNQQPCEGLRYNYVFTRTPFAITGSNNVVNLKFTGSYGFTVSYCAKCTTFLGAQQCIVPVVSAQCGMGAEPPRRMEIFYQSTINVTPDYHLRSKTILYPAPNPIDRCNVLMGNIDITDRLIQYISGPLNDLGKQVDARIATYNVRPMVDQLWKNIATEIKLSDIGYLNINPQSVRLSNFSLNGSQLNFSVGLSAKPVVTVMSNPSPPKPLPNLSAYTPANGFNIYLDLLENYDHLTTIVNQQVVGQQMDAEGKHFVVAATKVYGIGKKIVMQVDFTGSNTGTVYLVGTPTYNAATHELSFPDLTFDLQTRAWILKAAKWMFNARITEMIREKAVYNFSSFITQNKAKLQGELSRDLGNNIHSDVTIKDMDIQAIYPTSEKLIIRTLSDGQIKIKAVM
- a CDS encoding TetR/AcrR family transcriptional regulator, with product MEADKIKDSIKRAAQELFRKFGYHKTSVNEIAKKAKIAKATIYKYFDSKEAVLHALLMDYIKVSVDELIHTNTPDMGEEEQLNNLIMKTCRLSYTICNEFIGWDFIRESANSQAFLKNLSNELEELLVYAFSQLNGIRKHDAYLQKLRFLVKCSKSIVFSFAFTSVSDSDVRKNFVSFQKEILPYLVKAAITI
- a CDS encoding Rieske (2Fe-2S) protein, which translates into the protein MKKSYLILLMAIVCLSCGKNSDPIPDVAVYIQGSLLSPQFSALRGVGVAINISGGVAGIVVYHRADGAYVAYDRCSSYQPEKRCAITIDSGDLTATDPCSGSKFSLYDGTPVKAPATQSLKAYSVFVDSGYNIIIQNY
- the pheS gene encoding phenylalanine--tRNA ligase subunit alpha yields the protein MQEKIDQYTAEINAFSPANADELETFRVKFLGTKGIIKDLFEEFKTVGPEEKRTFGKVLNQFKQLAEAKYTELKEALDSGPQTQDLDKDLTLPGDGFNIGSRHPLSLVRNEIIDIYKRLGFVVAEGPEIEDDWHNFSALNFPEEHPARDMQDTFFIKKNSGKDDIALRTHTSSVQVRMMESGKPPFRAIMPGRVYRNEAISARAHCFFHQVEGLYVDENVSFADLKQTLYHFVQELYGEGTKVRFRPSYFPFTEPSAEMDVSCTICKGAGCNMCKYTGWVEILGCGMVDPNVLENCGIDSKKYTGFAFGMGIERIANLKYVIRDLRLFSENDVRFLKQFQTEII
- the kbl gene encoding glycine C-acetyltransferase, which gives rise to MYDTLKPVLQQELADIEAAGLYKKERIITSAQGADITVQGGKEVINFCANNYLGLSGNKKVIEAAKAVMDTHGYGLSSVRFICGTQDIHKELEAKIAEFLGTEDTILYAAAFDANGGVFEPLFNDQDAIISDELNHASIIDGVRLCKAQRQRYKHDDMADLEEKLKLTAGCRHRIIVTDGAFSMDGTIAQLDKICELAEKYKALVMIDESHCSGFMGKTGRGTHEYHNVMGMIDIITGTLGKALGGASGGFTSGRKEIIDMLRQRSRPYLFSNTLAPAITGASIAVLNMLSETTDLRDKLEKNTQYFRQKMTEAGFDIKPGVHPIVPVMLYDAKLAQEFAAKMLDEGIYVIGFYYPVVPQGKARIRVQISAAHETAHLDKAIAAFSKVGKELGVLK
- a CDS encoding DUF5686 and carboxypeptidase regulatory-like domain-containing protein, which produces MLRHLLLIFTLFIAISASAQQYALSGRITDQQNHAVEFASIYIKNSTYGTTANESGRYQFKLNPGTYSVIYRFVGYKERIESVTITDHDEVRNITMENEVFKLGTVQIQGKHVKDTAADDIMRQVIAKREFYLNEVNEYSCAVYIKGVQRLLRAPKKLMGKTVQEKLDLDSLGRGILFQAESFSTLSIQQPNKIREETIASKTVGLNPTFNYTKASDLNVNFYKNIFSIPGLSNHGFLSPVASNAFNLYRYKLIGRTTENGHIIDQIRVIPRHDHTPTFKGSIYILEGDWRLYSIDLYLTKKDNGLNFIDTMKVSQQYIPIKDNIWQLVSSQYSFSGTVLGFVFGGYYNSIYNNYNLDPKFPDGYFTGEILKFDTAATTKSADYWNANRPVPLTLQEAKDLNEKDSLASVKRTKGYLDSFQHSNNRFLPIPYTIFGHTSSYKNGTDSVYLYPFINTLYYNTVEGYGLNLQARYTHKINDLQSYDFTPELRYGVANKMFTANVNGEYNYDPFHNAKFFGGFGSAILDLNNVGTRSLYFNTLSTLLSERNYVKYYKSEYGDIGYQREIANGVLWTASLTYANRIQLFNTSFNHINTFNGRSYTSNNPLLPNAPADDKSILFPENKALTFNTSFRLTFDQQYITRPTGRIDVPSKYPVVTVDYRQGINSLGSDVKYNFVSLNVAQNRIPIGLIGYSAFSLTAGDFFNRDKLYFMDYNHFLGNQGTTFDPTYVGSFHFLPFYTFSTDQAFLEAHYQHNFSGTILNNLDFLRDLKLEEIIGANFLTEKNNRDYSEFYVGIQRFIFRIDYGIAFEGNKKYMQGFKLYYGIK